The following proteins are encoded in a genomic region of Streptomyces lunaelactis:
- a CDS encoding N-acetylglucosamine kinase translates to MTARGVLAIDAGNSKTDVAVVAADGTVLGKARGGGFQPPAVGIEAAVEALGRTVAAAAAAAGVSTLSGPFVAHVSACLANADLPVEERELAAAVQARGWGRTTEVRNDTFAILRAGVESPRGVAVVCGAGINCVGMLPDGRTARFPAIGRISGDWGGGAGLAEEALWFAARAEDGRGEPTALARTLPAHFGLDSMYALIEALHLEHIPSVRKHELTPVLFATSAEGDPVARSLVHRLAGEVVALSTVALARLDLLDEEVPVLLGGSVLAARHPELDEHIGKLLAARAPNAVIEVVTAPPVLGAALLGLDHIGASPEARARLRAHYA, encoded by the coding sequence ATGACCGCACGAGGCGTCCTGGCCATCGACGCCGGCAACAGCAAGACCGACGTCGCGGTGGTCGCCGCCGACGGGACCGTACTCGGCAAGGCCCGCGGCGGCGGTTTCCAGCCGCCCGCGGTCGGCATCGAGGCGGCCGTCGAAGCTCTTGGCCGTACGGTCGCGGCCGCCGCGGCCGCCGCCGGCGTCAGCACGCTCTCCGGGCCGTTCGTCGCGCACGTCTCGGCCTGCCTGGCCAATGCCGACCTCCCCGTGGAGGAGCGGGAGTTGGCGGCGGCCGTTCAGGCGCGCGGCTGGGGCCGTACGACCGAGGTGCGCAACGACACCTTCGCGATCCTGCGGGCCGGGGTCGAGTCGCCGCGCGGCGTGGCGGTGGTGTGCGGCGCCGGCATCAACTGCGTGGGCATGCTGCCGGACGGCCGTACCGCGCGCTTCCCCGCCATCGGCCGGATCTCCGGCGACTGGGGCGGCGGCGCGGGGCTCGCGGAGGAGGCGCTGTGGTTCGCGGCGCGGGCGGAGGACGGGCGCGGCGAGCCGACGGCCCTGGCCCGTACGCTGCCCGCGCACTTCGGGCTGGACTCCATGTACGCCCTGATCGAGGCGCTGCATCTGGAGCACATCCCCTCGGTGCGCAAGCACGAGCTGACCCCGGTCCTCTTCGCGACCAGCGCGGAGGGCGACCCGGTGGCCCGCTCGCTGGTGCACCGGCTCGCCGGGGAGGTCGTCGCGCTGTCCACGGTCGCGCTGGCCCGGCTCGATCTGCTCGACGAGGAGGTTCCGGTGCTGCTGGGGGGCAGTGTGCTCGCGGCCCGGCACCCGGAGCTGGACGAGCACATCGGCAAGCTGCTGGCGGCCAGGGCGCCCAACGCGGTGATCGAGGTGGTGACGGCCCCGCCGGTGCTCGGCGCGGCGCTGCTGGGCCTGGACCACATCGGGGCTTCGCCCGAGGCCCGCGCCCGGCTGCGAGCGCACTACGCGTAG
- a CDS encoding glutamate ABC transporter substrate-binding protein: MTGTRTGFRGWGGVAGMAAACALTAAVTLLPLSHGGADGLGAGSSGQSAASSVPVKADDCKDPEASLPSSAAGGPNIDAIRERGKLIVGVDQNSYRWGYRNPASGGLEGFDIDLAHAIAQDILGKPDAVIFRAIPTNQRIPALNNGTVDIVVRTMTINCARIKQVAFSTAYFQTGQQVLAPKGSSITGYDKSLAGKKVCSAEGSTAYDALEKNSFGATFKDKHDGQPGDEDQFTVPNQLDCLVRLQLGLVDAVVTDAALAAGQAAQDPAVELKGGKPFTTEYYGVATKLGKDDVVRRVNKVLDTYRQGAWTQAYDKWLVADLPGITGPPAPKFRTG; this comes from the coding sequence ATGACGGGCACGAGGACCGGGTTCCGTGGCTGGGGCGGCGTCGCGGGGATGGCCGCGGCGTGCGCGCTGACCGCCGCCGTCACGCTGCTGCCGCTGTCCCACGGCGGCGCCGACGGCCTCGGTGCGGGGTCGTCCGGACAGAGCGCGGCCTCGTCGGTGCCCGTGAAGGCGGACGACTGCAAGGACCCGGAGGCCTCGCTGCCGTCGTCGGCGGCCGGCGGTCCGAACATCGACGCGATCAGGGAGCGGGGCAAGCTGATCGTCGGCGTCGACCAGAACAGCTACCGCTGGGGCTACCGCAATCCGGCCAGTGGCGGTCTCGAGGGCTTCGACATCGATCTCGCCCACGCCATCGCCCAGGACATCCTCGGCAAGCCGGACGCGGTCATCTTCCGCGCCATCCCCACCAACCAGCGCATACCCGCCCTGAACAACGGCACGGTGGACATCGTCGTCCGTACGATGACGATCAACTGCGCCCGGATCAAGCAGGTCGCGTTCTCCACCGCGTACTTCCAGACCGGCCAGCAGGTCCTCGCGCCCAAGGGCTCGTCCATCACCGGGTACGACAAGTCCCTCGCCGGGAAGAAGGTCTGCTCGGCGGAGGGTTCGACGGCGTACGACGCGCTGGAGAAGAACTCCTTCGGGGCCACGTTCAAGGACAAGCACGACGGGCAGCCGGGGGACGAGGACCAGTTCACCGTGCCCAACCAGCTCGACTGTCTGGTCCGGCTGCAGCTGGGCCTGGTCGACGCGGTCGTGACGGACGCCGCGCTCGCGGCGGGCCAGGCGGCCCAGGACCCGGCTGTCGAGCTCAAGGGCGGCAAGCCCTTCACCACCGAGTACTACGGCGTCGCCACCAAGCTCGGCAAGGACGATGTGGTGCGCCGGGTGAACAAGGTGCTCGACACCTACCGTCAGGGCGCCTGGACCCAGGCGTACGACAAATGGCTGGTGGCCGATCTGCCCGGGATCACCGGGCCGCCGGCGCCGAAGTTCCGCACCGGCTGA
- a CDS encoding tetratricopeptide repeat protein translates to MRSSGASTSASGRNRLGAGLVSVPEVPRPEPRAAVMENPEVPERKRFCSRSDCGAQVGRSRGERPGRTEGFCTKCGHPYSFVPKLADGDIVHGQYEVVGCLAHGGLGWVYLAVDRAVSDRWVVLKGLLDTGDQDAMAAAISERRFLAEIEHSNIVRIYNFVEHLDQRTGSLDGYIVMEYVGGKSLKEIANERRDKGGKRDPLPVEQACAYGIEALEALGHLHSRNLLYCDFKVDNAIQQQDQLKLIDMGAVRRMDDDESAIYGTVGYQAPEVAEVGPSVASDLYTVARTLAVLTFDFQGYTNVFVDSLPDPENIQVFHTYESFYRLLVRATDPDPARRFASAQEMAEQLTGVLREVVAIQTGRPRPSLSTLFGPELRVPDTQLFAELTGDVSQLGGRAVASSGRGRRRQPAVALHSAPTGALAANGSGAPGPYGGAPGRLPRPGVPGYGTGNGAPAAVPYAATQAVVPAPRSPLTTPPPQPALAPHIAVLDARATSLALPVPRVDPDDPNAGFLAGLLASAPAELIAALHSTAASSPETRLRELRARLEMRELDSATRGLAALENEHPDDWRVVWYRGLTSLVTGENEIAALSFDAIYDAFPGEPAPKLALGVCAEVLGQLDNAAEYYRLVWTTDPSYVSAAFGLARVQIAAGDRTGAVRTLESVPEASIHYTAARVAAVRARLRRRAAHDPLIDDLSAAAAQVDALKDFGMDAVRREQLSTEVLGTALDWVLSGSPGARPSVPNAPTIPSAPTVLLGSELDERGLRFGLERSYRVLARLAQRGEERMDLVERANRFRPRTWV, encoded by the coding sequence GTGCGCAGCTCCGGCGCCAGCACGAGCGCGTCGGGCCGCAACCGCCTGGGCGCCGGCCTGGTGTCCGTACCGGAGGTGCCGCGCCCCGAGCCGCGCGCGGCGGTGATGGAGAACCCCGAGGTCCCCGAGCGCAAGCGGTTCTGCTCGCGCTCCGACTGCGGGGCACAGGTGGGGCGTTCGCGCGGTGAGCGCCCCGGCCGTACGGAAGGCTTCTGCACCAAGTGCGGCCACCCGTACTCCTTCGTGCCGAAGCTCGCCGATGGCGACATCGTGCACGGGCAGTACGAGGTCGTGGGCTGTCTCGCCCACGGCGGCCTGGGCTGGGTCTATCTCGCGGTGGACCGCGCGGTCTCCGACCGCTGGGTCGTCCTGAAGGGTCTGCTGGACACGGGCGACCAGGACGCCATGGCCGCGGCGATCTCGGAGCGCCGCTTCCTCGCGGAGATCGAGCACTCCAACATCGTCCGCATCTACAACTTCGTCGAGCACCTCGACCAGCGCACCGGCTCCCTCGACGGCTACATCGTCATGGAGTACGTCGGCGGCAAGTCGCTGAAGGAGATCGCCAACGAGCGCCGGGACAAGGGCGGCAAGCGGGACCCGCTGCCGGTCGAGCAGGCGTGCGCGTACGGCATCGAGGCGCTGGAGGCGCTCGGCCATCTGCACAGCAGGAACCTGCTGTACTGCGACTTCAAGGTCGACAACGCCATCCAGCAGCAGGACCAGCTCAAGCTCATCGACATGGGCGCGGTCCGCAGGATGGACGACGACGAGTCCGCGATCTACGGCACGGTCGGCTACCAGGCCCCCGAGGTCGCCGAGGTCGGCCCGTCGGTGGCCTCCGACCTGTACACGGTCGCGCGGACGCTGGCCGTGCTGACCTTCGACTTCCAGGGGTACACGAATGTGTTCGTGGACTCCCTGCCGGACCCGGAGAACATCCAGGTCTTCCATACGTACGAGTCGTTCTACCGGCTGCTGGTGCGGGCGACGGACCCGGATCCGGCGCGGCGGTTCGCCTCGGCGCAGGAGATGGCGGAGCAGCTGACGGGTGTGCTGCGGGAGGTCGTTGCGATCCAGACGGGCCGTCCGCGGCCGTCGCTGTCGACGCTGTTCGGGCCGGAACTGCGCGTCCCGGACACGCAGTTGTTCGCGGAGCTGACGGGGGACGTGTCGCAGCTGGGCGGGCGGGCTGTGGCCTCCTCGGGCCGTGGTCGCAGGCGGCAGCCCGCGGTCGCGTTGCACAGTGCCCCTACCGGTGCGCTCGCGGCGAACGGCTCCGGTGCCCCCGGCCCGTACGGCGGCGCCCCCGGCCGGCTGCCCCGCCCGGGCGTCCCCGGGTACGGCACCGGAAACGGAGCCCCGGCAGCGGTTCCGTACGCGGCCACCCAGGCGGTCGTCCCGGCGCCCCGCAGCCCCCTCACCACGCCCCCGCCGCAGCCGGCACTCGCCCCGCATATCGCGGTGCTCGACGCGCGGGCGACCTCGCTCGCGCTGCCCGTGCCGCGCGTCGACCCGGACGACCCCAACGCCGGCTTCCTCGCCGGCCTCCTGGCCTCGGCGCCGGCCGAGCTGATCGCCGCGCTGCACTCCACGGCGGCGAGCTCCCCGGAGACGCGGCTGCGCGAGCTGCGCGCCCGGCTGGAGATGCGCGAGCTGGACTCCGCCACCAGGGGGCTCGCGGCCCTGGAGAACGAACATCCGGACGACTGGCGGGTCGTCTGGTATCGCGGTCTCACCTCGCTGGTGACCGGGGAGAACGAGATCGCGGCGCTCTCCTTCGACGCGATCTACGACGCGTTCCCCGGCGAGCCCGCCCCCAAGCTGGCGCTCGGCGTCTGCGCCGAGGTACTCGGCCAGCTGGACAATGCCGCGGAGTACTACCGCCTAGTGTGGACGACCGACCCGAGCTATGTCAGTGCCGCGTTCGGCCTGGCCCGGGTGCAGATCGCGGCGGGCGACCGGACCGGAGCCGTACGGACGCTGGAGTCGGTGCCTGAGGCTTCGATCCACTACACGGCGGCGCGGGTCGCGGCCGTACGGGCGAGGCTGCGGCGACGCGCCGCGCACGACCCCCTGATCGACGACCTGTCGGCGGCCGCCGCGCAGGTGGACGCCCTGAAGGACTTCGGTATGGACGCGGTGCGCCGCGAGCAGTTGTCCACAGAAGTACTCGGGACGGCCCTCGACTGGGTACTCTCCGGTAGTCCCGGAGCCCGGCCGTCCGTACCGAACGCACCGACCATTCCGAGCGCACCCACCGTGCTGCTCGGCAGTGAACTGGACGAGCGCGGCCTGCGCTTCGGGCTGGAACGCTCCTACCGGGTGCTCGCCCGGCTCGCCCAGCGCGGCGAGGAGCGGATGGACCTGGTGGAGCGGGCGAACCGCTTCCGCCCCCGGACGTGGGTGTGA
- a CDS encoding PP2C family serine/threonine-protein phosphatase: protein MSSQMHQPAARSTCPSCEEPLETGDLFCGACGYDLSAAPATPADRPTIAIGTAVEWPTATGTDTAGTPAPAHLPGDLPGTDSGGGPLSASADDPLSASAGGQLPASAVRYDSPPGHAAPAGASSPAGGDFTLPAPEARSAAAPDPRAGAPVTPPPAGTKLCVACRAGHVDTDGYCENCGHAQPRERDHMEQELGSVAAVSDRGLRHHRNEDSFAVSSTALPDGTPAIVAIVCDGVSSATRPDEASEAAANAANEMLLESLPRGTHPQQAMHEAIIAASEAVNSLAIVPDQGQAMEHDPHRHQNAPACTIVGAVAAAGLLVVGWVGDSRAYWVPDDRSGPPARLTEDDSWAAQMVAAGLMNEAEAYADERAHAITGWLGADAYELEPHTASFKPDRPGVVVVCTDGLWNYAEGAEEMARAVPADAAGRPLHSAQVLVGHALDGGGHDNVTVAVLPFAVPEQGAGSAYNRA from the coding sequence ATGTCGTCGCAGATGCACCAGCCGGCCGCCAGGTCGACCTGCCCCAGTTGCGAGGAGCCCCTGGAGACGGGTGACTTGTTCTGCGGCGCGTGCGGGTACGACCTGTCGGCCGCGCCCGCAACGCCGGCCGACCGCCCCACCATCGCCATCGGCACGGCTGTCGAGTGGCCTACGGCCACCGGGACGGATACGGCGGGCACGCCCGCGCCGGCCCATCTGCCCGGCGATCTGCCGGGCACGGACTCGGGCGGCGGTCCGCTGTCGGCCTCGGCCGACGATCCGCTGTCAGCCTCGGCCGGCGGTCAACTGCCCGCATCAGCCGTGCGGTACGACAGCCCGCCGGGACACGCCGCGCCGGCCGGAGCGAGCTCCCCCGCGGGCGGTGACTTCACGCTGCCCGCGCCCGAGGCGCGCAGCGCCGCCGCCCCCGACCCGCGCGCCGGGGCCCCCGTCACACCACCCCCGGCCGGCACCAAGCTCTGCGTGGCCTGCCGCGCCGGCCATGTCGACACCGACGGCTACTGCGAGAACTGCGGCCACGCCCAGCCCCGCGAACGCGACCACATGGAACAGGAGCTGGGCTCGGTCGCCGCGGTCAGCGACCGGGGACTGCGCCACCACCGCAACGAGGACTCGTTCGCGGTCTCCTCCACGGCGCTGCCCGACGGCACACCGGCGATCGTCGCGATCGTCTGCGACGGCGTCTCGTCGGCGACCCGCCCCGACGAGGCCTCGGAGGCCGCAGCGAACGCGGCCAACGAAATGCTGCTGGAGTCCCTGCCACGCGGCACACACCCCCAGCAGGCCATGCACGAGGCGATCATCGCCGCCTCCGAGGCGGTCAACTCCCTTGCCATCGTGCCCGATCAGGGCCAGGCCATGGAGCACGACCCGCACCGCCATCAGAACGCGCCCGCGTGCACGATCGTCGGCGCGGTGGCCGCAGCCGGACTGCTCGTCGTCGGCTGGGTCGGCGACAGCCGTGCGTACTGGGTGCCCGACGACCGCAGCGGCCCGCCCGCCCGGCTCACCGAGGACGACTCCTGGGCGGCCCAGATGGTGGCGGCCGGCCTGATGAACGAGGCGGAGGCGTACGCCGACGAGCGCGCCCACGCCATCACGGGCTGGCTGGGAGCCGACGCGTACGAACTGGAGCCGCACACCGCTTCCTTCAAGCCGGACCGGCCCGGAGTGGTCGTGGTCTGCACGGACGGCCTGTGGAACTACGCGGAGGGCGCAGAGGAGATGGCCCGGGCCGTCCCGGCCGATGCCGCCGGCCGGCCGCTGCACAGCGCGCAGGTGCTGGTCGGCCATGCGCTCGACGGCGGGGGCCACGACAACGTAACAGTGGCCGTCCTGCCGTTCGCCGTGCCTGAGCAAGGGGCAGGATCGGCCTACAACAGGGCTTGA
- a CDS encoding vWA domain-containing protein, whose amino-acid sequence MAVFSKSQVPQFSVEVYQNEYLPEGGREVNAIVTVTSTGGGTSGGAPLLGASPSPSYIPGQAPGAAVVIMVDCSGSMDYPPTKMRNARDATAAAIDTLRDGVAFAVVAGTHVASEVYPGDGRLAVADAQTRAQAKEALRRLSAGGGTAIGTWLRLADRLLSGSDVPIRHGILLTDGRNEHEAPEDLRTALEANAGRFTCDARGVGTDWEVKEVTGIASALLGTADIVADPTGLAADFTSMMENAMGKEIADVALRLWTPVGVEIKFVKQVAPTVEELTGRRTEAGPRAGDYPTGSWGDESRDYHVCVQVPQAGIGQEMLAARVSLIIPAADGGAPEVLSQGLVKAVWTDDMVASTSINPQVAHYTGQAELAQVIQQGLDARKSGDFDGATAKLGRAVQLAADSGNRDTAKLLSKVVDVVDAATGTVRLKAKVAEADEMTLETRSTKTVRVKK is encoded by the coding sequence ATGGCCGTTTTCTCCAAATCCCAGGTGCCGCAGTTCTCCGTCGAGGTGTACCAGAACGAATATCTGCCGGAGGGCGGCCGCGAGGTCAACGCGATCGTCACGGTGACCTCCACGGGCGGCGGCACCAGCGGCGGGGCGCCGCTCCTCGGAGCATCGCCCTCCCCCTCGTACATACCTGGACAGGCGCCGGGTGCCGCCGTGGTGATCATGGTCGACTGTTCCGGTTCGATGGACTATCCGCCGACCAAGATGCGCAATGCCCGTGATGCCACGGCCGCCGCCATCGACACCCTGCGCGACGGTGTCGCCTTCGCGGTGGTCGCCGGTACGCATGTCGCGAGCGAGGTCTACCCGGGAGACGGCCGGCTCGCGGTCGCCGATGCGCAGACCCGCGCTCAGGCCAAGGAGGCCCTGCGACGGCTCAGCGCGGGTGGCGGCACCGCGATCGGCACCTGGCTGCGGCTGGCCGACCGGCTCCTTTCCGGCTCCGATGTACCCATCCGGCACGGGATCCTGCTCACCGACGGCCGTAACGAGCACGAGGCGCCGGAGGATCTGCGGACCGCGCTCGAGGCCAACGCCGGCCGCTTCACCTGCGACGCCCGCGGGGTCGGCACCGACTGGGAGGTCAAGGAGGTCACCGGTATCGCGTCCGCGCTGCTCGGCACGGCCGACATCGTCGCCGACCCGACCGGTCTTGCCGCCGACTTCACCAGCATGATGGAGAACGCGATGGGCAAGGAGATCGCGGACGTGGCGCTGCGGCTGTGGACGCCCGTCGGGGTGGAGATCAAGTTCGTCAAGCAAGTCGCGCCCACGGTCGAGGAGTTGACCGGACGGCGGACGGAGGCGGGACCGCGGGCCGGGGACTATCCCACCGGCTCCTGGGGCGACGAGTCCCGTGACTACCACGTGTGCGTACAGGTGCCGCAGGCCGGGATCGGCCAGGAGATGCTCGCGGCCCGGGTCTCGCTGATCATTCCGGCGGCGGACGGCGGCGCTCCGGAGGTGCTTTCACAGGGTCTGGTCAAGGCGGTGTGGACGGACGACATGGTCGCCTCCACGTCGATCAACCCGCAGGTCGCGCACTACACAGGTCAGGCCGAACTGGCACAAGTCATCCAACAGGGGCTTGATGCCCGCAAGTCCGGCGACTTCGACGGTGCGACCGCCAAACTCGGCCGTGCGGTACAGCTCGCGGCCGATTCGGGGAACAGGGATACTGCGAAACTCCTTTCGAAGGTGGTCGACGTCGTCGATGCGGCGACAGGTACTGTGCGACTGAAGGCGAAGGTCGCGGAGGCCGACGAGATGACCCTCGAAACGCGCTCCACGAAGACGGTCCGTGTGAAGAAGTAG
- a CDS encoding FHA domain-containing protein — protein sequence MPTCPNGHQSGSDDWCEVCGHRMAGPGAPAGAVPPPPPPPPAYGYPGPGDPNATAQAELCPQCRTPREAMAPFCEECRYNFLTNTATSYTPVAPAQQPPGLNLPPGFQSQPAPPPPAQQQQRDPYEYQGSRPSQMNRPAEPLMNDPSAQQQPPQGFPQPPGPPMPPAFQQQPGPPAPPAYQQQPGPPAPPAYQQPGPPAPQQPQQTGDDDWMLPPPSQAQAPQAPPAPQAPQRPDQFQQQDPFQQPDPFQQQEPFRQQDPFQQQAQQQAVPPQYTQQPGQPQGQQPGQQPGQHPGQQQPPQYQTPAGWTAVIAPDREYFLAMMHRSGPEATGLNLPAYSPEQHLPLTGNQIAIGRRRQSTGESPEIDLSVPPEDPGVSHQHAVLVQQPDGSWAVVDQNSTNGTTLNGAEDPIQPYVPIPLNDGDRVHVGAWTTITIRRG from the coding sequence ATGCCGACCTGCCCGAACGGACACCAGTCGGGTTCCGACGACTGGTGCGAGGTCTGCGGCCACCGCATGGCCGGTCCTGGCGCTCCCGCGGGTGCCGTACCGCCGCCGCCTCCCCCGCCACCGGCCTACGGATACCCGGGGCCCGGCGATCCCAACGCCACCGCCCAGGCCGAGCTCTGCCCGCAGTGCCGCACCCCGCGCGAGGCCATGGCCCCGTTCTGCGAGGAGTGCCGGTACAACTTCCTGACGAACACGGCGACGTCGTACACCCCCGTGGCCCCGGCCCAGCAGCCCCCCGGGCTGAATCTCCCGCCGGGCTTCCAGTCCCAGCCCGCGCCGCCGCCGCCCGCGCAGCAGCAGCAGCGTGATCCGTACGAGTACCAGGGCTCGCGGCCCTCGCAGATGAACCGGCCCGCCGAGCCGCTGATGAACGATCCCTCGGCCCAGCAGCAGCCCCCGCAGGGGTTCCCGCAGCCGCCGGGTCCGCCGATGCCGCCCGCCTTCCAGCAGCAGCCGGGTCCGCCGGCGCCGCCCGCGTACCAGCAGCAGCCGGGTCCGCCGGCGCCGCCCGCGTACCAGCAGCCGGGTCCGCCCGCACCGCAGCAGCCCCAGCAGACGGGCGACGACGACTGGATGCTGCCCCCGCCCTCGCAGGCCCAGGCACCGCAGGCGCCGCCGGCTCCCCAGGCGCCGCAGCGGCCGGACCAGTTCCAGCAGCAGGATCCCTTCCAGCAGCCGGATCCGTTCCAGCAGCAGGAGCCCTTCCGGCAGCAGGATCCGTTCCAGCAGCAGGCTCAACAGCAGGCGGTGCCACCGCAGTACACCCAGCAGCCCGGTCAGCCGCAGGGCCAACAGCCCGGCCAGCAGCCGGGTCAGCACCCTGGGCAGCAGCAGCCGCCGCAGTACCAGACTCCCGCCGGCTGGACCGCGGTCATCGCGCCCGACCGCGAGTACTTCCTGGCGATGATGCATCGCAGCGGCCCTGAGGCCACCGGCCTCAATCTGCCCGCGTACTCCCCCGAGCAGCACCTCCCGCTCACCGGGAACCAGATCGCCATCGGCCGCCGCCGGCAGTCCACCGGCGAGTCCCCCGAGATCGATCTGTCCGTACCGCCGGAGGACCCGGGCGTCTCGCACCAGCACGCGGTGCTGGTGCAGCAGCCCGACGGCTCGTGGGCCGTGGTCGACCAGAACTCCACCAACGGCACCACGCTCAACGGCGCCGAGGACCCGATCCAGCCCTATGTGCCCATCCCGCTGAACGACGGCGACCGAGTCCATGTCGGCGCCTGGACCACGATCACTATCCGGCGGGGCTAG
- a CDS encoding methyltransferase domain-containing protein, with the protein MGVHVDRFAEPAAVARRSLVREIVAGGGLADPAWRTAFEEVPRHLFVPYYFASRTGAYERLWCEDPDPVRRARWLRGAYVDGPLATRVRDGELVSSSSQPSLMASMLEELEVREGNAVLEIGAGTGYNAALLAHRLGDDLVTTVDLDTEITESARTHLAAAGYHPTVVTGDGARGCPERAPFDRIIATCTLPSVPFDWLPQCRPGARILAPLSTGLIALGVREDSHGRSAEGRFLRTSAYFVPLRGGELPREGHIGGLPRRAIENELFRFLLTLTAGSLDPHEALSLWERERRPLRDRFGVTVSGGHQWAWLDDPEGPYAWPLGRSNGWASAVGG; encoded by the coding sequence ATGGGAGTGCACGTGGACCGGTTCGCCGAGCCCGCGGCCGTGGCGCGGCGGTCGCTGGTGCGGGAGATCGTGGCGGGCGGCGGGCTGGCCGACCCGGCCTGGCGGACGGCCTTCGAAGAGGTGCCCCGGCATCTGTTCGTGCCGTACTACTTCGCGAGCAGGACGGGTGCGTACGAGCGCCTGTGGTGCGAGGATCCCGACCCCGTGCGGCGGGCGCGCTGGCTGCGCGGGGCGTACGTGGACGGGCCGCTCGCCACCCGCGTGCGCGATGGCGAGCTGGTCTCCTCCAGCAGCCAGCCCTCGCTCATGGCCTCGATGCTCGAGGAGCTGGAGGTACGGGAGGGGAACGCGGTACTCGAGATCGGCGCGGGCACCGGCTACAACGCCGCGCTGCTCGCGCACCGGCTCGGCGACGACCTGGTGACGACCGTCGATCTGGACACGGAGATCACCGAGTCGGCGCGGACGCATCTGGCGGCCGCCGGGTACCACCCCACGGTGGTCACCGGCGACGGCGCGCGCGGCTGCCCGGAGCGCGCGCCCTTCGACCGCATCATCGCGACCTGCACGCTGCCGTCGGTGCCGTTCGACTGGCTGCCGCAGTGCAGGCCGGGGGCGCGGATCCTGGCCCCGCTCTCCACCGGGCTGATCGCGCTGGGGGTACGCGAAGACAGCCACGGCAGAAGCGCGGAGGGCCGCTTTCTGCGCACGTCCGCGTACTTCGTACCGCTGCGCGGCGGCGAGCTGCCCCGGGAGGGGCATATCGGCGGGCTGCCGAGGCGCGCGATCGAGAACGAACTCTTCCGCTTCCTGCTGACGCTGACCGCGGGCAGCCTGGACCCGCACGAGGCCCTCTCGCTGTGGGAGCGCGAGCGGCGCCCGCTGCGGGACCGGTTCGGGGTCACCGTGAGCGGGGGCCACCAGTGGGCCTGGCTGGACGACCCCGAGGGGCCGTACGCCTGGCCGCTCGGGCGCTCGAACGGCTGGGCGTCCGCCGTGGGCGGCTAG
- a CDS encoding globin has protein sequence MNEIPRGTLQEQTFYEQVGGEKTFRRLVHRFYQGVAEDPVLRPMYPEEDLGPAEERLVLFLIQYWGGPRTYSDHRGHPRLRMRHAPFTVDRAAHDAWLKHMRTAVDELGLSEEHEQTLWKYLTYAAASMLNAAD, from the coding sequence GTGAATGAGATTCCGCGCGGCACCCTTCAGGAGCAGACCTTCTACGAGCAGGTCGGCGGCGAGAAGACCTTCCGGCGCCTCGTCCACCGCTTCTACCAGGGCGTCGCCGAGGACCCGGTGCTGCGGCCGATGTACCCGGAGGAGGATCTGGGTCCGGCCGAGGAGCGGCTCGTTCTCTTCCTGATCCAGTACTGGGGCGGCCCCCGCACCTACAGCGACCACCGCGGCCACCCCCGGCTGCGGATGCGCCACGCGCCGTTCACCGTCGACCGGGCCGCGCACGACGCCTGGCTGAAGCACATGCGTACGGCCGTCGACGAGCTGGGCCTGTCCGAGGAGCACGAGCAGACCCTGTGGAAGTACCTCACCTACGCCGCGGCCTCCATGCTGAACGCCGCCGACTGA